In Salmo salar chromosome ssa03, Ssal_v3.1, whole genome shotgun sequence, a single genomic region encodes these proteins:
- the LOC106598968 gene encoding uncharacterized protein: MKNWSKIFKSGDPESVDGNSSSKRISSNNYPAELTPQRNFEDNLSHDANSTAHSSITPPHVQGEGDGGDKGTLKGRLRTLLPQSWGSILHKLGKGDADSDLSSNGVKIVPNGTRVSPPVSPIIERRYWDTKDSLGTSSKSSRRPLLRDSPIDNDQLHYLPEESELTSIHPAEYYAEKVEVYKLKYSYMKSWPGLLRLLAGFELLFGGMVLACVCAYIYKDSEWSNAYGLYNNSYGTSGYSYNGPMTPFVMAVVGVTWIVTILLLVIGLTMYYRTILLDSPWWPLTEGIINVALFLLYMAAGIVYLNDLKRGGLCYMTIGINPIMSSLCRVDGGQMAGTAFIFINMLLYLISFLVCLKMWRHEATRREMEFFENQEHLRSISVAQTKPPNPQTKRIVFEDEMDSSVRANKRLHITDSHQEEPGSWNRANLTGYAQKPRVIADYIIKYPEIFSMEEREKYKAVFNDQYQEYKDLHKDISTTFMKFRELDAMMGKLLKDGNSHEEQKRIQRILKKYEQNKSDPAFLEKKGRCDYLKAKLSHIKNRIRNFDQDSLAKGRIMYEPRHYDNPPIYSPPYTATSNGFYTHRSVHSPRSNFDPYPPPPDSFYMEDRPQHFYKWFSAPGLVKTMEGATVIFCFLIFACVASTLVWDMHGAGIGMGGYGTGSMGVGSGTGGYYGGSYGYSSSYMTPYSAKSAMISMAAINFLVSLGFLVGSFSRSPAMRGRRFYLTVLVCDVVLAVLQGIIDIVFVIGVNPMSQSSQSMLYNPMLMMCQNMQGSPSLSGSVGAGFPGGFPMYNQYLQHYCYMDPEEAVALVLGFLVVVALCVAAYYAYKTRSKIWRHGKPNIIWDRPLLRPPERNDVQDWVDYVAEGQSTQRAPTVILSEKTVPDLRTENSVVSDGAGTVSIYSEETYNGNVYYDNTNGRVPEPLSRHTRVSSSPSVEAESLKKYPIHRERERDPTPPSQEETQRETGYTAGELDQDQSDHMHSMYPEITSDRQRRQYKKEFDSNLASYKSLCVEMDDISEQMHKLSRELDTLEEGTAKYQGVADEYNLLKGLKRTADYHAKKQRSKELRQNLFHIKRLVKNYDNGLC; encoded by the exons TCATCCATCACTCCTCCACATGTACAAGGAGAGGGTGATGGTGGGGACAAGGGGACCCTAAAGGGCAGGTTGAGAACCCTCCTCCCCCAATCATGGGGCAGTATTCTCCACAAATTGGGGAAAGGTGATGCAGACTCTGATCTGAGCTCCAATGGGGTCAAGATTGTGCCCAATGGGACCAGGGTGAGTCCACCTGTCAGCCCAATAATAGAGAGGAGGTACTGGGACACTAAGGACTCACTGGGGACCTCCAGCAAGAGTTCCCGTAGGCCCTTGTTGAGGGACAGTCCCATAGACAATGACCAACTACATTATCTTCCAGAGGAATCAGAGTTGACCAGTATCCATCCAGCTGAGTACTATGCGGAGAAGGTGGAAGTCTACAAACTTAAGTACTCCTATATGAAATCCTGGCCTGGGTTACTTAGACTCCTGGCTGGGTTTGAACTTCTCTTTGGGGGTATGGTCCTTGCCTGTGTCTGTGCCTACATCTATAAGGACAGTGAGTGGTCAAACGCCTATGGACTGTATAACAATAGTTATGGCACGTCGGGGTACTCCTATAATGGACCCATGACTCCATTCGTGATGGCGGTGGTTGGGGTGACGTGGATTGTAACCATCCTCCTACTGGTGATAGGGCTGACCATGTACTACCGTACCATTCTCCTGGACTCCCCCTGGTGGCCACTCACAGAAGGCATCATCAACGTCGCCCTGTTCCTCCTCTACATGGCGGCTGGTATCGTGTACCTGAATGACCTCAAACGTGGGGGGTTGTGTTACATGACCATTGGCATTAACCCCATAATGTCCAGCCTATGTCGGGTTGACGGAGGACAGATGGCTGGCACGGCTTTCATCTTCATCAACATGCTGCTGTACCTCATCAGCTTCCTGGTGTGTCTGAAGATGTGGAGGCATGAGGCCACCCGCAGGGAGATGGAGTTCTTTGAGAACCAG GAGCATCTGAGGTCCATCTCTGTTGCCCAGACCAAACCTCCTAATCCCCAGACCAAGAGGATTGTGTTTGAGGATGAAATGGACAGCTCAGTAAGGGCGAACAAACGCCTGCACATCACAGATTCCCATCAGGAGGAGCCAGGCAGCTGGAACAGAGCCAACCTCACAGGGTATGCCCAGAAGCCCAGAGTCATCGCAGACTATATAAT TAAATATCCAGAAATCTTCTCTATGGAAGAAAGGGAAAAATACAAAGCTGTTTTTAACGACCAGTATCAGGAGTACAAGGACCTTCACAAAGATATCAGTACCACCTTCATGAAGTTCAGAGAGCTGGATGCCATGATGGGAAAACTCCTCAAAGATGGCAATAGTCATGAG GAGCAGAAGAGAATCCAGCGGATTTTGAAGAAGTATGAGCAAAACAAAAGT GACCCTGCCTTCCTGGAGAAGAAGGGACGCTGTGACTATCTGAAAGCTAAATTAAGCCACATCAAGAACAGGATCCGCAATTTCGACCAGGACAGCTTGGCAAAGGGTCGG ATCATGTATGAGCCGCGGCACTATgacaacccacccatctatagtcCTCCCTACACTGCTACCTCCAATGGATTCTACACCCACAGAAGTGTGCACTCCCCAAGGAGCAACTTTGAcccctaccctcctccccctGACTCATTCTATATGGAAGATAGGCCTCAACACTTCTACAAATGGTTCTCTGCTCCTGGGCTTGTCAAAACCATGGAAGGAGCGACAGTCATCTTCTGTTTCCTCATTTTTGCCTGTGTAGCCTCCACGTTGGTCTGGGACATGCACGGAGCAGGAATAGGAATGGGGGGCTATGGAACAGGGTCTATGGGGGTTGGCAGTGGCACTGGTGGCTATTACGGAGGCAGCTATGGCTATTCCAGCTCCTACATGACCCCCTATTCGGCCAAGTCGGCCATGATATCCATGGCGGCCATTAACTTCCTGGTTTCTCTGGGCTTCCTTGTGGGGAGTTTTTCTCGGTCGCCTGCTATGCGCGGTCGGAGGTTTTACCTGACAGTGTTAGTCTGTGACGTTGTCCTGGCGGTGCTGCAGGGCATCATTGACATTGTGTTCGTGATCGGTGTCAACCCCATGTCGCAGAGCTCTCAGAGCATGCTCTATAACCCCATGCTTATGATGTGCCAGAACATGCAGGGAAGCCCCAGTCTAAGTGGGAGTGTGGGAGCGGGGTTCCCTGGGGGTTTCCCCATGTACAACCAGTATCTCCAACACTACTGCTACATGGACCCTGAAGAG GCTGTGGCGTTGGTGCTTGGGTTCTTAGTAGTGGTGGCGCTGTGTGTAGCTGCATACTACGCCTACAAAACCCGCAGTAAGATCTGGCGCCACGGCAAACCCAACATTATCTGGGACCGACCTCTGCTCAGACCACCTGAACGAAATGATGTACAGGACTGG GTGGACTATGTTGCAGAGGGGCAGAGCACTCAGCGGGCCCCTACTGTGATCTTATCAGAGAAGACCGTTCCTGATCTCAGGACAGAGAACAGTGTTGTCTCAGACGGAGCCGGAACAGTCAGCATCTACAGTGAGGAGACCTACAATGGCAATGT TTACTATGACAACACCAATGGGCGTGTGCCTGAGCCCCTGTCCCGGCACACCAGGGTCAGCTCCAGCCCCTCTGTGGAGGCAGAGAGCCTGAAGAAGTACCCCATTCACAGGGAAAGGGAACGGGATCCTACCCCCCCTTCCCAGGAGGAGACCCAGCGTGAGACCGGCTACACCGCTGGTGAACTGGACCAAGACCAAAGTGACCACATGCATAG CATGTACCCTGAGATAACATCAGACAGGCAACGACGACAGTATAAGAAAGAGTTTGACTCCAACCTGGCGAGCTACAAAAGCCTGTGTGTCGAGATGGATGACATCAGTGAACAGATGCACAAGCTGAGCCGAGAGCTGGATACCCTGGAGGAGGGGACTGCGAAGTACCAG GGAGTGGCTGATGAATACAACCTTCTCAAGGGCCTGAAGCGG ACAGCAGACTATCATGCCAAGAAGCAGCGAAGCAAAGAGCTGAGACAGAACCTATTCCACATCAAGCGCCTAGTGAAGAACTATGACAATGGCCTTTGTTGA